CATGGAGGTGGTTCGTTGCCTCTTCGTGAACGATAATGGTTTCTGCGCCCGCATTCAAAAAGTCCTCAAGAAGCTCTTCGGGATTGGTCACCATTAAATGAGCCTCAAAATGCAGGCTGCTCTTATCTCTCAACGATTTTACGACGGGAGCGCCGAATGTGAGATTAGGGACGAAATGCCCGTCCATAACGTCGAAATGCAACCTTTTCGCTCCTGCCTCTTCCATGAGAGCTACCTGTTCGGCAAGTATGGAAAAATCGGCAGACAATAGTGACGGAACTATTTCGGTCATATTTCTTCCTCCGGCTCCGGAATCTGATCCAAATCTGTAATACTCACGATCAGATCAACAGGCAGCCTTTTGTTGAGCCTGGTTCCCGGTTTTACCGACTGCCATAATACGGTATAGGGAATGAGATCTTCACCCAACTTGTAGCTGATTTTACCATCCATCAACCCGGCTTTGGCTATCATTTCTTTAGCTCTCTTGAGACTTTTTCCCCTGAGTTCGGGAACTCTAAAATGATCAGGTTGACCTCCGAGCGACACCGTTAACCAGATCGGAGTCCCCCTTTTAGCTTCGATGTTCGGGGGAAGAGATTGGGCTATAACCGCTCCTTCCAAAATCTTCTCTGAATAATCAAAAAAGACAGAATCTATTTTAAATCCGGAGCGATCGATTTTAAGTTTCGCGTTTCGTTGTGACAAGCCTATTATATCAGGCACAATCAAAAGCCGCTCTTCCAACGTCGGAGTCAGGTACACACGTCTCCCTCTCTTCACTTTTGAAAACGGACGCGGGTTTTGCTCGTATACACGGCCCGGCTCAAATGCAGTTGTAATTTTCGGCTCCTTTTCTATCGGGATAAACCCTCTGCTTTCCAATAATGTAGCAGCATCCTCCATGACCATTCC
This portion of the Candidatus Neomarinimicrobiota bacterium genome encodes:
- a CDS encoding PASTA domain-containing protein; this translates as MKKYWNVLQYIFYTGLILGVIGMIMDFFVMPAYVRHGQVVILPDTQGMVMEDAATLLESRGFIPIEKEPKITTAFEPGRVYEQNPRPFSKVKRGRRVYLTPTLEERLLIVPDIIGLSQRNAKLKIDRSGFKIDSVFFDYSEKILEGAVIAQSLPPNIEAKRGTPIWLTVSLGGQPDHFRVPELRGKSLKRAKEMIAKAGLMDGKISYKLGEDLIPYTVLWQSVKPGTRLNKRLPVDLIVSITDLDQIPEPEEEI